In a single window of the Necator americanus strain Aroian chromosome X, whole genome shotgun sequence genome:
- a CDS encoding hypothetical protein (NECATOR_CHRX.G21727.T2), with the protein MPATSSFDAFSCCFSERRRSSLNKHERSYGDVEISAVNFLPEISCARVRSLRMEFALRSWIVNARSYLVLFHVHQIPEFFGYYFFSLLDLENCSICYVS; encoded by the exons ATGCCGGCCACATCAAGTTTCGACGCATTCAGTTGCTGCTTTTCAGAAAGAAGACGTTCCAG CTTGAACAAACACGAACGGAGTTATGGCGACGTGGAGATCTCTGCTGTTAATTTCCTCCCAGAAATAAG TTGCGCTCGGGTGAGGTCCTTGAGAATGGAGTTCGCTCTTCGCTCTTGGATTGTGAATGCACGAAGCTATCTCGTCCTTTTCCATGTTCATCAAATCCCTGAGTTCTTCGGCTACTACTTTTTCTCACTCCTCGATCTAGAAAATTGTTCTATATGCTATGTTAGTTAA
- a CDS encoding hypothetical protein (NECATOR_CHRX.G21726.T1) yields MRGLPARGLSRPKKLLRHRQHHSETRWECKSRELGDDYKLIYHGTSNRIGVGVILNETSRNSVTAADRLSDRLMGEKIDKEVESACTPQVSCSENEKAYFWEDMEQYVQSLEGEEVLLIGGDFNGHVGSPFDGSENCHGGYSYGACNDDGLRILELIRLLCQTIKVFKRVREVHLRKFVSVSLNQCGFVKNYSTVDVICAVLILISSSGFITLTTALHTVHGHDTTDDTTRRENRSSIRGPYSSLTLLFTRLQQHGLRLNVPKTEYMECGLRIEDGSIRIDGTELNKVDCFKHLESKMTSTGDIGQEGRARVYATWMK; encoded by the exons atgcgagggctaccggctagaggactgagccggccaaagaagttactccgccatcgccagcatCATTCA gagactcgctgggaATGCAAGTCAAGAGAATTAGGCGATGACTACAAGCTTATCTACCACGGTACATCAAATCGCATTGGCGTTGGTGTCATATTGAACGAGACGTCTAGAAACAGCGTCACAGCGgcggatcgactatcggatcgcctAATGGGCGAAAAAATAGACAAAGAAGTGGAGTCTGCTTGTACGCCACAGGTGAGCTGTAGTGAAAACGAGAAGGCGTACTTTTGGGAAGAtatggagcagtacgtccaatcgctggaaggcgaagaagtacttttaattggaggagacttcaacggacatgtcggttctccTTTTGACGGGTCCGAAAATTGTCATGGAGGATACAGCTATGGAGCTtgtaacgacgacgggttgcgaatcctgga GCttatacgactgctgtgccaaACGATAAAGGTTTTTAAGCGCGTCCGCGAAGTTCATCTGAGGAAGTttgtcagcgtttcactcaaccagtgcggctttgtgaagAACTACAGCACTGTAGATGTTATCTGTGCTGTCCTCATCCTCATcagttcatcagggttcatcacTCTCACCACTGCtcttcatactgtgcatggacacgatacgACAGACGACACGACACGAAGGGAAaacagaagcagcatccgtggacccTACTCTTCACTTACTTTACTCTTCACTCGGCTGCAGCaacatggattgcgcctcaatgtaccaaaaactgagtacatggagtgcggactaaggatagaggatggttcaattcgtatcgatggcaccgaattaaacaaggtagACTGTTTCAAGCACCTTGAATCCAAaatgacttccacaggcgacattggtcaagaaggtcgagcacgtgtttaTGCGACATggatgaaatag